The Drosophila teissieri strain GT53w chromosome X, Prin_Dtei_1.1, whole genome shotgun sequence genome has a segment encoding these proteins:
- the LOC122623074 gene encoding actin-related protein 2/3 complex subunit 3: MPAFHSEIEDFQASVGNMALLPLRTQVRGPAPTVDIPNDIIDESLYFWKSNIFFRTYEVKSEVDRVLIYITLYITECLKRLARCSSKAQGQQELYTLAISRFDIPGDAGFPLNGIYTKPEDPELMRQYMLQLRQETGNRLLEKVFDTADGKPSKWWICFAKKKFMEKSLSGPGM; the protein is encoded by the exons ATGCCG GCCTTTCACTCGGAAATTGAGGATTTCCAAGCCTCGGTGGGGAATATGGCCCTTCTACCGCTACGCACTCAAGTCCGAGGACCAGCGCCCACTGTTGATATTCCCAACGACATCATCGATGAGTCACTTTACTTCTGGAAGTCGAACATTTTCTTCCGCACTTACGAAGTTAAG TCGGAGGTGGACAGGGTGCTTATCTACATCACGCTCTACATCACGGAATGCTTGAAGCGATTGgcccgctgcagcagcaaagcgCAGGGTCAGCAGGAGCTCTATacgctggccatttcccggTTCGATATACCCGGCGATGCGGGATTCCCGCTGAATGGTATATACACGAAACCGGAGGATCCGGAGCTGATGCGCCAGTACATGCTGCAGTTGCGCCAGGAGACCGGAAACAGATTGCTGGAGAAGGTCTTCGATACGGCGGATGGAAAGCCGAGCAAGTGGTGGATATGCTTTGCCAAGAAGAAGTTCATGGAGAAGAGTCTTTCGGGGCCGGGAATGTAG
- the LOC122623072 gene encoding proton-coupled amino acid transporter-like protein CG1139 isoform X2 produces the protein MGRTLEITGRQSEKNPEKNAESRFTEKGAEKGAAAEKGADLENGDPVRRRGHETSELEAATHLFKGSVGAGLFAMGDCFKNGGLAGATILLPIIAVMCVHCERMLIRGSVLAVERTPGVDFLDYPETVEKCFEHGPRPLRKMSRVMKLVVEMFLCVTQFGFCAIYFVFITENLHQVLQQNGVDISMSMVMLITLLPAMIPSLMTNLKYISPVSLFANVALLFGLIATLTIAFSDGPMPSVGDRHLFTGGAQLSLFFGTALFSYEGIALILPLRNSMRRPENFSTRFGVLNSTMFFTTALFIFTGFVSYVRWGEEVAGSITLNLVVEEVFSQVVKVIAALGVFLGYPIQFFVMMKILWPPLKRSNNCAQKYPITMQVCLRFFMVMMTFGVALVVPKLNLFISLIGALCSTCLAFVIPVLIDFVTRAQVPKALGVWSYIKNILILSVAVLGIVTGTYQSIVEIVKEFK, from the exons ATGGGAAGGACACTGGAAATAACCGGAAGGCAGAGCGAGAAGAATCCGGAGAAGAATGCGGAATCGCGCTTCACGGAGAAGGGTGCGGAGAAGGGGGCCGCCGCCGAGAAGGGCGCCGATCTCGAGAACGGCGATCCGGTGCGCAGGCGTGGCCACGAAACCAGCGAACTGGAGGCGGCCACGCATCTCTTCAAGGGCAGCGTGGGCGCCGGACTTTTCGCCATGGGCGATTGCTTCAAGAACGGCGGACTGGCGGGTGCCACCATCCTGCTGCCCATCATTGCGGTGATGTGCGTCCACTGCGAGCGCATGCTCATCCGCGGATCGGTGCTCGCTGTGGAACGGACGCCCGGCGTTGACTTCCTCGACTATCCGGAAACGGTGGAGAAGTGCTTCGAGCacgggccacgcccactgcgcAAAATGTCGCGTGTGATGAAGCTGGTCGTCGAAATGTTCCTCTGCGTCACGCAGTTCGGCTTCTGCGCCATCTACTTTGTCTTCATCACGGAGAATCTGCACCAG GTCCTCCAGCAGAACGGCGTCGATATCAGCATGAGCATGGTGATGCTGATCACCCTGCTGCCGGCGATGATACCCTCGCTGATGACCAACCTGAAGTACATCTCGCCCGTGTCGCTGTTCGCCAATGTGGCGCTGCTCTTCGGCCTGATTGCCACCCTGACCATTGCCTTCTCGGATGGACCCATGCCGTCGGTGGGGGACAGGCACCTCTTCACGGGCGGCGCTCAGTTGTCCCTGTTCTTTGGCACCGCCCTGTTCTCCTACGAGGGCATCGCCCTCATCCTGCCGCTGCGGAACTCGATGCGGCGGCCGGAGAACTTTAGCACCCGGTTCGGTGTACTCAACTCCACGATGTTCTTCACCACGGCTCTGTTCATCTTCACCGGATTCGTGAGCTATGTGCGATGGGGCGAGGAGGTCGCCGGCAGCATAACACTCAATCTTGTGGTGGAGGAGGT ATTCTCGCAGGTGGTGAAAGTGATCGCAGCGCTGGGTGTTTTCCTGGGCTACCCCATCCAGTTCTTTGTGATGATGAAGATCCTGTGGCCTCCACTAAAGCGGTCCAATAACTGCGCCCAAAAGTATCCCATTACTATGCAGGTGTGCCTTCGCTTCTTCATGGTGATGATGACAT TTGGCGTGGCGCTGGTCGTTCCCAAGCTGAATCTGTTCATCTCGCTGATCGGCGCACTGTGCTCCACCTGTCTGGCCTTCGTGATCCCGGTGCTGATCGACTTTGTGACGCGGGCGCAGGTGCCCAAGGCACTGGGGGTGTGGTCCTACATCAAGAACATCCTCATCCTGTCGGTGGCCGTGCTGGGCATCGTCACTGGCACCTACCAGAGCATCGTGGAGATTGTCAAGGAGTTTAAGTAG
- the LOC122623072 gene encoding proton-coupled amino acid transporter-like protein CG1139 isoform X1, whose translation MDAEQQQRSDQKAIEAAGEMGRTLEITGRQSEKNPEKNAESRFTEKGAEKGAAAEKGADLENGDPVRRRGHETSELEAATHLFKGSVGAGLFAMGDCFKNGGLAGATILLPIIAVMCVHCERMLIRGSVLAVERTPGVDFLDYPETVEKCFEHGPRPLRKMSRVMKLVVEMFLCVTQFGFCAIYFVFITENLHQVLQQNGVDISMSMVMLITLLPAMIPSLMTNLKYISPVSLFANVALLFGLIATLTIAFSDGPMPSVGDRHLFTGGAQLSLFFGTALFSYEGIALILPLRNSMRRPENFSTRFGVLNSTMFFTTALFIFTGFVSYVRWGEEVAGSITLNLVVEEVFSQVVKVIAALGVFLGYPIQFFVMMKILWPPLKRSNNCAQKYPITMQVCLRFFMVMMTFGVALVVPKLNLFISLIGALCSTCLAFVIPVLIDFVTRAQVPKALGVWSYIKNILILSVAVLGIVTGTYQSIVEIVKEFK comes from the exons cagcagcagcgcagcgaTCAAAAGGCGATCGAAGCAGCCGGCGAAATGGGAAGGACACTGGAAATAACCGGAAGGCAGAGCGAGAAGAATCCGGAGAAGAATGCGGAATCGCGCTTCACGGAGAAGGGTGCGGAGAAGGGGGCCGCCGCCGAGAAGGGCGCCGATCTCGAGAACGGCGATCCGGTGCGCAGGCGTGGCCACGAAACCAGCGAACTGGAGGCGGCCACGCATCTCTTCAAGGGCAGCGTGGGCGCCGGACTTTTCGCCATGGGCGATTGCTTCAAGAACGGCGGACTGGCGGGTGCCACCATCCTGCTGCCCATCATTGCGGTGATGTGCGTCCACTGCGAGCGCATGCTCATCCGCGGATCGGTGCTCGCTGTGGAACGGACGCCCGGCGTTGACTTCCTCGACTATCCGGAAACGGTGGAGAAGTGCTTCGAGCacgggccacgcccactgcgcAAAATGTCGCGTGTGATGAAGCTGGTCGTCGAAATGTTCCTCTGCGTCACGCAGTTCGGCTTCTGCGCCATCTACTTTGTCTTCATCACGGAGAATCTGCACCAG GTCCTCCAGCAGAACGGCGTCGATATCAGCATGAGCATGGTGATGCTGATCACCCTGCTGCCGGCGATGATACCCTCGCTGATGACCAACCTGAAGTACATCTCGCCCGTGTCGCTGTTCGCCAATGTGGCGCTGCTCTTCGGCCTGATTGCCACCCTGACCATTGCCTTCTCGGATGGACCCATGCCGTCGGTGGGGGACAGGCACCTCTTCACGGGCGGCGCTCAGTTGTCCCTGTTCTTTGGCACCGCCCTGTTCTCCTACGAGGGCATCGCCCTCATCCTGCCGCTGCGGAACTCGATGCGGCGGCCGGAGAACTTTAGCACCCGGTTCGGTGTACTCAACTCCACGATGTTCTTCACCACGGCTCTGTTCATCTTCACCGGATTCGTGAGCTATGTGCGATGGGGCGAGGAGGTCGCCGGCAGCATAACACTCAATCTTGTGGTGGAGGAGGT ATTCTCGCAGGTGGTGAAAGTGATCGCAGCGCTGGGTGTTTTCCTGGGCTACCCCATCCAGTTCTTTGTGATGATGAAGATCCTGTGGCCTCCACTAAAGCGGTCCAATAACTGCGCCCAAAAGTATCCCATTACTATGCAGGTGTGCCTTCGCTTCTTCATGGTGATGATGACAT TTGGCGTGGCGCTGGTCGTTCCCAAGCTGAATCTGTTCATCTCGCTGATCGGCGCACTGTGCTCCACCTGTCTGGCCTTCGTGATCCCGGTGCTGATCGACTTTGTGACGCGGGCGCAGGTGCCCAAGGCACTGGGGGTGTGGTCCTACATCAAGAACATCCTCATCCTGTCGGTGGCCGTGCTGGGCATCGTCACTGGCACCTACCAGAGCATCGTGGAGATTGTCAAGGAGTTTAAGTAG